From a single Labrus bergylta chromosome 14, fLabBer1.1, whole genome shotgun sequence genomic region:
- the fgf13b gene encoding fibroblast growth factor 13b isoform X1, with the protein MSRAAAIASSLIRQKRQAREREKANACRGGGSPSNSKGTNEKPSKLNVFSRVKLFGSRKKRKRRRPPEPQLKGIVTRLSSRQGFQLQMQPDGTIDGTKDEDSTYAVFNLIPVGLRVVAIQGVQTKLYLAMNNEGFLYTSEHFTPECKFKESVFENYYVTYSSMLYRQQASGRAWYLGLNKEGGIMKGNHVKKNKAAAHFIPKPLKVAMYREPSLHDLTELSRSGSGTPTKSRSASAILNGGGKSPSTNDLS; encoded by the exons ATGTCCCGGGCAGCGGCGATCGCCAGCTCCCTGATCCGCCAGAAGCGGCAGGCGAGGGAGCGCGAGAAGGCGAACGCGTGCCGCGGCGGCGGCAGCCCGAGCAACAGCAAAGGCACCAACGAGAAGCCGAGCAAGCTGAACGTGTTCTCGCGTGTCAAATTGTTTGGATCAAGGAAGAAACGGAAGAGAAGGCGACCTCCAG agcCCCAGTTGAAGGGCATTGTGACCAGGCTCTCCAGTCGACAGGGCTTCCAGCTGCAGATGCAGCCTGATGGCACCATTGATGGGACCAAGGATGAAGATAGCACATATG ctgtgttcAACCTGATCCCAGTGGGGCTTCGTGTGGTGGCCATCCAGGGCGTCCAGACCAAACTGTATCTGGCGATGAACAACGAAGGCTTTCTCTACACCTCT GAACACTTTACCCCAGAGTGTAAGTTCAAGGAGTCGGTGTTTGAGAACTACTACGTCACCTACTCCTCCATGCTGTACCGGCAGCAGGCCTCAGGTCGGGCCTGGTACCTCGGACTCAACAAGGAGGGCGGGATCATGAAGGGGAACCACGTCAAGAAGAACAAGGCAGCAGCACACTTCATACCCAAACCGCTCAAAG tgGCCATGTATAGGGAGCCGTCTCTCCATGACCTGACAGAACTCTCAAGGTCAGGCAGTGGCACACCAACCAAGAGCCGCAGCGCGTCGGCTATACTTAACGGAGGAGGGAAATCGCCCAGCACCAATGACTTATCCTAG
- the f9b gene encoding coagulation factor IXb, with the protein MAGICLLVFIAGLLLEVNGHPAKSSQENTGAVFLSQQVANAVLIRTRRYNSGHLEEVLSKDNLERECKEEMCTMEEAREVFENDEKTMEFWNAYIDGDHCKPPPCQNGAECEDGIGAYTCWCKPNFSGKNCEIEVTKQCEVNNGDCAHFCVMQEERPVCQCAAGYMLGDDKRSCTPTEPFSCGRTDSSSPFVPRSALTPRSSHQTNSTERHNNSDTLLDEDLSDFIDHMYDYYDLLLNDSHPSNITEVFKRSVRSASSVNPGEVVVNGTEGSTVAEKQLPSWAFFPTLPSITAEENNDQRIVGGDEARPGEIPWQVTLMSQSPSLGRAQPFCGGSLLSELWVITAAHCLVQADIAKRHFFVRVGEHDVSKDEGPERDHLVAQRHIHRHYRFELSPYNHDIALLKLATPVELSSHRRPICLGPKDFTENLLRDSHTSLVSGWGRIQFLGIEATKLRKLEVPYVERTVCKQSSRDHVTRLMFCAGYQSEKKDACQGDSGGPHATKYKGTWFLTGIVSWGEECAMDGKYGIYTRVSRYYTWISGITGIRINN; encoded by the exons ATGGCTGGAATTTGTTTACTGGTTTTCATTGCTGGTTTACTGCTGGAGGTGAATGGACATCCTGCTAAATCTTCCCAGGAAAACACAG gagctgtgtttttgtcacagCAGGTGGCCAATGCTGTGCTGATTCGCACGCGCAGGTACAACAGCGGCCATCTTGAAGAAGTGTTATCCAAAGATAACCTGGAGCGGGAGTGTAAGGAGGAAATGTGCACAATGGAGGAGGCCAGGGAGGTGTTCGAGAATGATGAGAAAACT ATGGAGTTCTGGAATGCCTACATTG ATGGTGACCACTGTAAGCCACCCCCATGCCAAAATGGAGCCGAGTGTGAGGATGGAATCGGTGCATATACTTGCTGGTGCAAACCAAACTTCAGTGGCAAGAACTGTGAGatag AGGTGACCAAACAATGTGAGGTGAACAACGGTGATTGTGCTCATTTCTGTGTGATGCAGGAGGAGCGacctgtgtgtcagtgtgcagcTGGTTACATGCTCGGGGATGACAAGAGGAGCTGTACACCAACAG AACCATTCAGCTGTGGTCGTACGGACTCGTCCTCCCCATTTGTCCCCAGGTCCGCCCTAACGCCACGGTCATCTCACCAAACGAAcagcacagagagacacaacaacagcgACACCTTGCTCGATGAGGACTTGAGCGACTTTATAGACCATATGTATGATTACTATGACTTGCTTTTGAATGATTCACACCCATCCAACATCACTGAAGTATTTAAACGCTCAGTGAGGTCAGCCTCCTCTGTGAATCCAGGAGAGGTTGTTGTGAATGGAACAGAAGGGAGCACTGTCGCTGAAAAGCAGCTGCCTTCCTGGGCTTTCTTTCCTACACTCCCCAGCATCACAGCAGAGGAGAACAACGACCAGAGGATTGTGGGAGGAGACGAAGCTCGACCTGGAGAGATACCATGGCAG gtGACACTGATGTCTCAGTCACCTTCCCTTGGTAGAGCACAGCCTTTCTGTGGAGGATCTCTGCTCAGTGAACTGTGGGTCATCACTGCTGCTCATTGTCTGGTACAAGCTGATATCGCTAAACGACACTTCTTTGTTAGAGTGG GAGAACATGATGTGAGCAAAGATGAGGGTCCAGAGCGAGACCATTTGGTGGCACAGCGGCATATCCATCGCCACTACAGGTTCGAGCTGTCTCCTTATAACCATGATATCGCACTGCTGAAGCTTGCTACTCCTGTTGAGCTGTCCAGCCATCGACGTCCCATCTGCCTGGGCCCCAAAGACTTCACAGAGAACTTACTGAGGGATTCCCACACCTCTCTGGTGAGTGGCTGGGGAAGGATACAGTTCCTGGGCATTGAGGCCACCAAGCTTCGGAAGCTAGAGGTTCCCTATGTGGAGCGCACAGTCTGTAAACAGAGCAGCCGCGACCACGTCACCCGCTTGATGTTCTGCGCTGGTTACCAAAGTGAAAAGAAGGATGCATGCCAGGGGGACAGTGGGGGGCCGCATGCTACCAAATACAAAGGCACTTGGTTCCTGACGGGCATCGTCAGCTGGGGGGAAGAGTGTGCAATGGATGGGAAGTACGGCATCTACACTCGAGTGTCACGGTACTACACGTGGATAAGTGGCATAACAGGGATTCGTATTAACAATTAA
- the fgf13b gene encoding fibroblast growth factor 13b isoform X2 has translation MSGKTKSKEDKDHAAKEPQLKGIVTRLSSRQGFQLQMQPDGTIDGTKDEDSTYAVFNLIPVGLRVVAIQGVQTKLYLAMNNEGFLYTSEHFTPECKFKESVFENYYVTYSSMLYRQQASGRAWYLGLNKEGGIMKGNHVKKNKAAAHFIPKPLKVAMYREPSLHDLTELSRSGSGTPTKSRSASAILNGGGKSPSTNDLS, from the exons ATGAGCGGAAAAACGAAAAGCAAAGAGGATAAAGACCATGCCGCCAAAG agcCCCAGTTGAAGGGCATTGTGACCAGGCTCTCCAGTCGACAGGGCTTCCAGCTGCAGATGCAGCCTGATGGCACCATTGATGGGACCAAGGATGAAGATAGCACATATG ctgtgttcAACCTGATCCCAGTGGGGCTTCGTGTGGTGGCCATCCAGGGCGTCCAGACCAAACTGTATCTGGCGATGAACAACGAAGGCTTTCTCTACACCTCT GAACACTTTACCCCAGAGTGTAAGTTCAAGGAGTCGGTGTTTGAGAACTACTACGTCACCTACTCCTCCATGCTGTACCGGCAGCAGGCCTCAGGTCGGGCCTGGTACCTCGGACTCAACAAGGAGGGCGGGATCATGAAGGGGAACCACGTCAAGAAGAACAAGGCAGCAGCACACTTCATACCCAAACCGCTCAAAG tgGCCATGTATAGGGAGCCGTCTCTCCATGACCTGACAGAACTCTCAAGGTCAGGCAGTGGCACACCAACCAAGAGCCGCAGCGCGTCGGCTATACTTAACGGAGGAGGGAAATCGCCCAGCACCAATGACTTATCCTAG
- the fgf13b gene encoding fibroblast growth factor 13b isoform X3, whose translation MTFPLRRATSEPQLKGIVTRLSSRQGFQLQMQPDGTIDGTKDEDSTYAVFNLIPVGLRVVAIQGVQTKLYLAMNNEGFLYTSEHFTPECKFKESVFENYYVTYSSMLYRQQASGRAWYLGLNKEGGIMKGNHVKKNKAAAHFIPKPLKVAMYREPSLHDLTELSRSGSGTPTKSRSASAILNGGGKSPSTNDLS comes from the exons ATGACTTTCCCTCTCCGACGAGCCACCTCAG agcCCCAGTTGAAGGGCATTGTGACCAGGCTCTCCAGTCGACAGGGCTTCCAGCTGCAGATGCAGCCTGATGGCACCATTGATGGGACCAAGGATGAAGATAGCACATATG ctgtgttcAACCTGATCCCAGTGGGGCTTCGTGTGGTGGCCATCCAGGGCGTCCAGACCAAACTGTATCTGGCGATGAACAACGAAGGCTTTCTCTACACCTCT GAACACTTTACCCCAGAGTGTAAGTTCAAGGAGTCGGTGTTTGAGAACTACTACGTCACCTACTCCTCCATGCTGTACCGGCAGCAGGCCTCAGGTCGGGCCTGGTACCTCGGACTCAACAAGGAGGGCGGGATCATGAAGGGGAACCACGTCAAGAAGAACAAGGCAGCAGCACACTTCATACCCAAACCGCTCAAAG tgGCCATGTATAGGGAGCCGTCTCTCCATGACCTGACAGAACTCTCAAGGTCAGGCAGTGGCACACCAACCAAGAGCCGCAGCGCGTCGGCTATACTTAACGGAGGAGGGAAATCGCCCAGCACCAATGACTTATCCTAG